A window of Candidatus Rokuibacteriota bacterium genomic DNA:
CCGGCGACGATGCGGCTGAACACGTCGCGGCCGAGCTGGTCGGTGCCGAACACGTGGCGGCCCGCCTCGGTGGTCACCAGAGGCGGCAGCAGCCGGTCGCGCAGACTCTGCCCGTGCGGATCGAGCAGCATCAGCCGCGGCCCGCCGGCGACGAAGATGAGGTCGATGAGCAGCACGAGGAGCGCGAGGGTGCCGCCAAGACCGATCCGCCTCACGCCCGCAACCGCGGGTCGACGAGTCGCGCGAGCACCTCGGCCAGCGTGTTCGACACGGTGACGATGAGTGCGATCAGGAACACGGTCGCCTGGATGACGGGGAAGTCGCGGGACAGCACGGACTGCACCAGGCGCTGGCCGAGACCGGGCCAGGAGAAGATCGTCTCCACGATGACCGCGCCGCCGAACAGCTGCCCGAAGTCGACCGCGATGATGATGATGACGGGGACGAGCGCGTTGCGCAGCGCGTGCTTGAACATCACCGACATCTCGGACAGGCCCTTGGCGCGCGCGGTGCGCACGAAGTCGCGGCCCAGCACCTCCAGTACGTTTGCGCGCGTCAGACGCACGAGCTTGGCGAGCAGGAACATGGACAGGGTCACGGCCGGCAGGATCAGATGCCGGGCGTCGCCATACCCGAAGGACGGCGTCACGCGCAGCTTGACCGCGAACACGAGGATCAGCAGCAGCCCGAGCCAGTAGGGCGGCATCGACTGGCCTAGGAGGACGACGAACCGCACAGCGCCATCGAGCGGCGAGTTGCGATTCACGGCCGCCACCACGCCGAGCGGCACCGCCACGCACACCGTGACGACGATTGACACGCCGACGAGCACGAGAGACGGTACCAACGCCTCCAACACGAGGCGCACCGCCGGCACCTGGAGGAGCAGCGAGTCGCCGAATCGGAAGTGCACGAGATCGATGAGGAACGTCCGGTACTGCGTCATCAGCGGCGCGGTCAGGCCGAGCTGCTGCCGTATCGCCTCGACCTGCTCGCCGCTGGCATTCGGACCGGCGATCACCGCGGCCGGATCGCCGGTGGAGCGCATGGCGAAGA
This region includes:
- a CDS encoding ABC transporter permease is translated as MSRLIFRQGLEMVLIVFGVSTILFFAMRSTGDPAAVIAGPNASGEQVEAIRQQLGLTAPLMTQYRTFLIDLVHFRFGDSLLLQVPAVRLVLEALVPSLVLVGVSIVVTVCVAVPLGVVAAVNRNSPLDGAVRFVVLLGQSMPPYWLGLLLILVFAVKLRVTPSFGYGDARHLILPAVTLSMFLLAKLVRLTRANVLEVLGRDFVRTARAKGLSEMSVMFKHALRNALVPVIIIIAVDFGQLFGGAVIVETIFSWPGLGQRLVQSVLSRDFPVIQATVFLIALIVTVSNTLAEVLARLVDPRLRA